Proteins from a single region of Scytonema millei VB511283:
- a CDS encoding DevA family ABC transporter ATP-binding protein — translation MKEPAIAIHNLNHYYGKGALRKQILFDINLEIHAGEITLVTGASGSGKTTLLTLIGCLRSVQEGSLKILGKELLGTSEKQLVKFRRQIGYIFQAHNLLGFLTAKQNVQMSVELDCELSPSAAEARSKAILQTVGLAHRIDYYPDNLSGGQKQRVAIARALVNHPKIVLADEPTAALDKQSGRDVVELMQSLAKEQGCTILMVTHDNRILDIADRIIDMEDGRLT, via the coding sequence ATGAAAGAACCTGCGATCGCTATCCATAATCTCAATCACTACTATGGTAAAGGGGCGCTGAGAAAGCAGATATTATTTGATATTAATTTAGAGATTCACGCTGGAGAAATTACCCTGGTGACTGGAGCATCAGGATCGGGAAAGACAACATTACTGACTTTAATTGGTTGTTTGCGTTCCGTGCAAGAAGGAAGTTTAAAAATTTTAGGTAAAGAACTTTTGGGTACGAGCGAAAAACAACTAGTCAAATTTCGTCGGCAGATTGGTTATATCTTTCAAGCTCATAATTTATTAGGATTTTTAACAGCAAAACAAAACGTACAAATGTCAGTTGAATTAGATTGCGAGCTATCTCCATCAGCCGCTGAGGCTAGATCGAAAGCTATATTACAAACTGTAGGTTTAGCTCATCGAATTGATTACTATCCAGACAATCTTTCTGGAGGACAAAAACAACGAGTTGCGATCGCCCGTGCTTTGGTCAATCATCCAAAAATTGTCCTCGCAGACGAACCTACAGCTGCATTGGACAAGCAATCGGGACGCGATGTCGTCGAACTCATGCAATCTCTAGCTAAAGAACAGGGATGTACGATTTTGATGGTGACTCACGACAACAGAATTCTCGATATTGCCGATCGCATAATTGACATGGAAGACGGTCGTTTAACCTAA
- a CDS encoding methyl-accepting chemotaxis protein, with the protein MPKTQDPSSQSKNGKANSSTTLGTDSHQGDLKKSNVVRPIQQMRSWNLKLKTTIAAVVASALPALVVGTTNYLGTQAIHKQVTQARQQNLTELTTTENALQRQLQSQVLETGLIAAWAAAIAIFLVHRAIRPVLDATAVSTKLVNRLSQEDRDARDRVAGQDELVALESNISAIEQQLPKLLWQQEAEAERARILMKIAHQIGESLSEADVLRTTVEEVRKAFKADRIVIFRFDRDRKNSELRIPNSEFRIPNSLDWDGAFVEESVASSYPKMLWATIDTNFFQGENIELYRHGRVQAIDNIYQADFSDARIGLLERFAIASQLSAPIIKDNRLYGLLIANQCKQSRSWQHSEIDLIAHVATQVGFALKHADLLEQIDTKAKQAKLSIDITRRIRASLNEEDILKTTVEEVRKAMKTDRVIVYGFDFNWYGTVIAESVVPGFPKAMWAQIQDPCFAEDYVDKYQQGRVNAIEDIYAANLSECYLQQLEPFAVKANLVAPILKDDRLFGLLIAHECAKTRHWQQWEIDLFTQLAAQVGFALDHARLLQRIDAEGSRSQLLAQVTRRIRASLNEEDILKTTVEEVRKAIKTDRLLVYGFDADWYGTVIAESVLPGFPKAMWAQIQDPCFAQGYVEKYQQGRVNAIDDIYAADLSECYLQQLEPFAVRANLVAPILKDDRLFGLLIAHECAKPRHWQQWEIDLFTQLATQVGFALDHARLLDRIDRAYQTATATSQEERQQKERLQRQISELLRSSQTSVKTLSQEAIAQMDSVTLAYDRVQAVAQVTEKIVATVQAAERQIQPAKPTVETGEGIVEQTINTIVATQTAIFEVTQKLDRLDRSTQKLPQAIEIIGQVMYQLQLQAMNIKFAVSRTTNGDNSEFVPIAEKLLASIGQLETEFTQMKLLVANVQADTKEAAIAIEGTEQAIVKRQVIEETQQKLNQIAAFSAQTISFFERVSQIAASQTQASAAANQAILQAANIASKTSERSMAMAESLTKLAAATQEL; encoded by the coding sequence ATGCCTAAGACTCAAGATCCTTCTTCTCAGTCCAAAAACGGTAAGGCAAATTCTAGTACCACTCTAGGTACAGACTCTCATCAAGGAGACTTGAAGAAAAGTAACGTTGTGCGACCAATTCAGCAGATGCGATCGTGGAATTTGAAATTGAAAACAACGATCGCGGCTGTTGTTGCTAGCGCCCTTCCAGCATTGGTAGTTGGTACGACGAATTACTTGGGAACTCAGGCAATTCACAAACAAGTTACTCAAGCCAGACAGCAAAATCTCACTGAGTTAACCACAACAGAAAATGCCCTGCAACGGCAACTACAATCGCAAGTCCTGGAAACTGGATTAATCGCAGCTTGGGCGGCGGCGATCGCCATTTTTTTAGTGCATCGCGCCATTCGTCCAGTATTAGATGCTACAGCAGTTTCTACTAAATTAGTCAATAGATTGAGTCAAGAAGATCGAGATGCTCGCGATCGCGTTGCTGGTCAAGACGAATTAGTTGCCCTAGAGTCAAATATCAGCGCGATCGAACAACAATTGCCAAAACTGTTATGGCAGCAAGAAGCTGAAGCCGAACGCGCCAGAATCTTGATGAAGATCGCGCACCAGATCGGAGAATCGCTATCGGAAGCAGATGTCCTGAGAACGACTGTAGAAGAAGTCCGTAAAGCCTTTAAAGCCGATCGGATCGTAATTTTTCGGTTCGATCGTGACCGAAAAAATTCCGAACTCCGAATTCCGAATTCCGAATTCCGAATTCCGAATTCACTCGACTGGGATGGAGCTTTTGTAGAAGAATCGGTCGCATCGAGCTATCCTAAAATGCTGTGGGCGACAATCGATACAAACTTTTTCCAAGGGGAAAACATCGAGCTATATCGTCACGGTCGCGTGCAGGCAATCGATAATATATATCAAGCAGATTTCTCTGACGCTCGGATTGGACTACTAGAGCGATTTGCGATCGCGTCACAATTAAGCGCGCCAATTATCAAAGACAATCGGCTATATGGCTTATTAATCGCCAATCAGTGTAAGCAGTCACGCTCCTGGCAGCACTCAGAAATCGATTTAATTGCCCATGTAGCAACACAAGTCGGATTTGCTCTCAAACACGCTGATTTGCTCGAACAAATAGATACGAAAGCCAAGCAAGCTAAGCTATCGATCGATATTACCCGTCGAATTCGAGCCTCGCTCAACGAAGAGGATATTCTTAAAACTACCGTTGAAGAAGTCCGTAAAGCGATGAAAACAGATCGCGTCATCGTCTACGGCTTTGACTTCAATTGGTACGGTACTGTCATCGCCGAATCAGTCGTACCAGGGTTTCCCAAAGCTATGTGGGCGCAAATTCAAGACCCGTGCTTTGCTGAAGATTATGTAGATAAGTATCAGCAGGGTAGGGTAAACGCGATCGAGGATATCTATGCTGCTAATTTAAGCGAGTGTTATTTACAACAACTCGAACCATTTGCAGTCAAGGCGAATTTAGTCGCACCCATACTCAAAGACGATCGCTTATTCGGCTTATTGATTGCCCATGAGTGTGCTAAAACCCGTCATTGGCAGCAATGGGAGATCGATTTATTTACCCAGTTAGCCGCTCAAGTCGGATTTGCCCTCGACCATGCTAGGTTGTTACAACGCATCGATGCTGAGGGTTCTCGCAGCCAATTACTCGCCCAGGTAACGCGCCGAATTCGAGCCTCGCTCAACGAAGAGGATATTCTCAAAACTACTGTCGAAGAAGTCCGCAAAGCGATAAAAACAGATCGCTTGCTGGTGTATGGTTTTGACGCTGACTGGTACGGTACGGTCATCGCCGAATCGGTCCTACCAGGATTTCCTAAAGCTATGTGGGCGCAAATTCAAGACCCGTGTTTTGCCCAAGGCTATGTTGAAAAATATCAACAGGGAAGAGTAAACGCGATCGACGATATCTATGCTGCGGATTTGAGCGAATGCTATTTGCAACAGTTGGAACCGTTTGCCGTCAGAGCGAATTTAGTTGCCCCAATTTTGAAGGACGATCGCTTATTTGGTCTGTTAATCGCTCATGAGTGTGCCAAGCCGCGCCACTGGCAACAATGGGAAATCGATCTATTTACCCAATTAGCTACTCAAGTTGGATTTGCCCTCGACCATGCTAGATTGCTCGATCGAATCGATCGAGCCTATCAAACAGCTACAGCCACATCTCAAGAGGAACGCCAGCAAAAAGAGAGACTTCAGCGTCAGATATCAGAACTGCTGCGCAGTAGCCAAACATCTGTCAAAACTCTGTCCCAAGAAGCGATCGCCCAAATGGATTCGGTTACACTTGCCTACGATCGCGTTCAGGCTGTCGCTCAAGTCACGGAAAAAATCGTGGCTACCGTCCAAGCAGCAGAACGCCAAATTCAACCAGCCAAACCCACAGTAGAAACTGGTGAAGGGATTGTCGAGCAAACTATAAATACGATTGTGGCTACCCAAACAGCAATTTTTGAAGTTACTCAAAAGCTAGATCGACTCGATCGCTCGACCCAAAAATTACCGCAAGCAATTGAGATTATCGGTCAGGTCATGTATCAACTTCAGTTGCAAGCGATGAATATTAAATTTGCCGTTTCCCGCACTACCAACGGAGACAATTCAGAGTTTGTTCCCATAGCAGAAAAATTACTTGCCTCAATTGGGCAGTTAGAGACAGAATTTACCCAAATGAAACTTTTGGTGGCAAACGTTCAAGCAGATACCAAAGAAGCCGCGATCGCGATTGAGGGGACAGAACAGGCGATCGTTAAACGTCAAGTCATAGAAGAAACTCAGCAAAAACTGAATCAAATTGCTGCCTTCAGCGCCCAGACGATCTCATTTTTTGAACGGGTTTCCCAAATTGCAGCCAGTCAAACACAGGCTTCGGCTGCTGCGAATCAAGCTATCTTGCAAGCAGCCAACATTGCTAGCAAGACTTCAGAGCGATCGATGGCAATGGCAGAATCCTTAACCAAACTCGCCGCCGCAACTCAAGAATTGTAG
- a CDS encoding ArsR/SmtB family transcription factor translates to MENKETAQYADIFAALGSEPRLEIMRSLFAAYPEGRTVGEIQAVLNIPNSTLSHHLEKLRHEGLVNAKRDKQFLWYSANAATMEDLLSFLYNGCSIRQRTSKADETYSSAELIQNESTYGGFMFEGFLRSLEGFFGSIFDRVALPIGFERFTQQAIQAIILAQYEAKRLKHHYIGTEQLLLGIIGEQSGMTARILTSMGVNFENTRVEVEKRIGRGTGSPPEIPFTPRAKQCLELALQQAREFKHRHIGTEHLLLGILREGQGMGVIVLRNLGLDLQNLEQRLRTEMGNEPRFGE, encoded by the coding sequence ATGGAAAATAAAGAGACAGCTCAGTACGCAGATATTTTTGCGGCACTGGGATCGGAACCTCGGCTGGAGATTATGCGATCGCTGTTTGCTGCTTATCCAGAAGGAAGGACAGTAGGGGAGATTCAAGCGGTGCTGAATATTCCCAATTCCACCCTTTCACACCATTTGGAAAAGTTACGGCATGAAGGTTTAGTAAATGCTAAGAGAGATAAACAATTTCTTTGGTATTCTGCCAATGCTGCAACGATGGAAGATTTATTGTCCTTTTTGTACAACGGTTGCAGTATTCGCCAACGTACCTCAAAAGCAGATGAAACATACTCATCTGCGGAACTAATTCAAAATGAATCTACTTATGGAGGATTTATGTTTGAAGGATTTTTGCGATCGCTAGAAGGTTTTTTTGGCAGTATTTTCGATCGAGTTGCCTTACCTATAGGATTTGAAAGATTTACTCAACAGGCAATTCAAGCAATTATTCTAGCTCAATATGAAGCTAAGCGCTTGAAACATCATTACATTGGTACAGAACAGTTATTACTGGGCATAATTGGCGAACAAAGTGGAATGACTGCAAGAATTCTGACTTCAATGGGAGTTAATTTTGAGAATACTAGAGTTGAAGTAGAAAAAAGAATTGGTAGAGGTACGGGTTCGCCACCAGAAATTCCCTTTACCCCAAGGGCAAAGCAGTGTTTAGAACTTGCACTGCAACAGGCGCGAGAATTCAAACATCGGCATATTGGCACGGAACATTTATTATTAGGAATTCTCCGTGAAGGGCAAGGCATGGGAGTAATAGTATTGAGAAATTTAGGCTTAGATCTGCAAAATTTAGAACAGAGATTGAGAACGGAAATGGGTAATGAGCCAAGGTTTGGCGAATAG
- a CDS encoding DUF5615 family PIN-like protein, protein MSNRIRFHLDENVDPDIALALRRQLIDVTTTVEMGLRGQTDEAQLAFACQQGRIIVTYDTDFLKIASQTTEHWGIAFCKKDVRTLGEIIRSLILIYEVLTPDEMKGWIEYL, encoded by the coding sequence GTGAGTAACCGCATTCGTTTCCATTTGGATGAAAACGTCGATCCTGATATTGCTCTAGCTCTACGCCGTCAATTGATTGATGTCACAACGACAGTAGAGATGGGGTTAAGGGGACAAACAGATGAGGCACAATTAGCATTTGCTTGTCAGCAAGGGCGTATTATTGTAACGTACGATACGGATTTCCTCAAAATTGCCAGTCAAACCACAGAGCATTGGGGTATTGCTTTTTGTAAAAAGGATGTTCGCACTCTCGGAGAGATTATTCGTAGCTTGATTCTGATTTACGAGGTGCTGACTCCTGATGAGATGAAAGGATGGATTGAGTATCTTTAG
- a CDS encoding DUF433 domain-containing protein, with amino-acid sequence MEVTLNRYIEITPEIRGGKPRIAGTRITVADIAMMYLQMGQSLELIAGKYDLPLASVYAAMAYYYDRQAEIEQQMQADEAFVNALMHSRPSRLQAKLKALRGE; translated from the coding sequence ATGGAAGTTACACTGAATCGGTACATCGAAATTACACCAGAAATACGGGGTGGAAAGCCAAGAATTGCTGGAACCCGCATCACAGTGGCAGATATTGCCATGATGTATTTGCAGATGGGACAGTCATTGGAATTAATTGCAGGTAAGTACGATCTCCCCTTAGCATCTGTTTATGCAGCAATGGCATATTACTACGATCGCCAAGCCGAAATCGAGCAGCAAATGCAGGCAGATGAAGCATTTGTCAATGCTTTGATGCACAGTCGTCCTTCTAGACTACAAGCAAAGCTGAAGGCTTTGAGAGGTGAGTAA